One part of the Thermoanaerobacterium sp. CMT5567-10 genome encodes these proteins:
- a CDS encoding Gfo/Idh/MocA family protein, which translates to MINVGIISFAHMHAYSYAKALKELSNVNFLGVFDEDLKRGQDAARQFGVDFYDEVGKLLSKLDAVILCTINIEHAKYTKLAAQNRVHVLSEKPLATNTADALEMIKACRENGVHLMTAFPIRFNEPVIRAKEIVDSGDLGDILSITGTNHGTMPGGWFIDKTKSGGGSVMDHTVHVADLMRWFIHDEVSEVYAEIGNLIYKDIDVEDCGLLTFQFNNGAIATLDASWSRPRSFPTWGDVTMRIVGTKGIIYVDAFAQSLSIYNNDRMKGLWDFWGTNSDYEMIKSFVESVEKDVEPKVTGIDGLRALEITLSAYKAAETKDVVKNIINTV; encoded by the coding sequence ATGATTAATGTTGGTATTATAAGTTTTGCGCATATGCATGCATATAGCTATGCAAAAGCTCTAAAAGAATTATCAAATGTTAATTTTTTAGGCGTATTTGATGAAGACTTAAAAAGAGGGCAGGATGCAGCAAGACAATTTGGCGTTGATTTTTATGATGAGGTTGGAAAACTATTATCAAAACTTGATGCTGTAATCTTATGTACAATAAATATAGAACATGCTAAATACACTAAATTAGCGGCGCAAAATAGGGTCCATGTTTTGAGCGAAAAACCACTTGCAACAAATACTGCCGATGCTCTTGAAATGATAAAGGCTTGCCGTGAAAATGGAGTACATCTTATGACGGCATTCCCAATAAGATTTAATGAGCCTGTAATAAGGGCAAAGGAGATAGTGGACAGTGGTGATTTAGGTGATATCTTGTCAATAACAGGTACAAATCATGGTACAATGCCAGGTGGCTGGTTTATCGATAAAACGAAATCCGGTGGCGGATCTGTAATGGACCATACTGTACATGTTGCAGATCTTATGAGGTGGTTTATTCATGATGAAGTATCAGAGGTATATGCTGAGATAGGTAACTTGATTTATAAAGACATAGATGTCGAGGACTGCGGTCTACTCACATTCCAGTTTAATAATGGCGCTATTGCGACACTTGATGCAAGTTGGTCTAGACCAAGGTCCTTTCCTACATGGGGTGATGTGACTATGAGGATTGTCGGGACAAAAGGCATTATATATGTTGACGCATTTGCACAAAGTCTTTCAATTTACAATAACGACAGGATGAAAGGATTATGGGATTTCTGGGGTACAAATTCTGATTATGAGATGATTAAATCTTTCGTAGAATCAGTTGAAAAAGATGTAGAGCCAAAAGTTACGGGTATAGATGGTTTAAGAGCGCTTGAGATAACACTTTCAGCATATAAAGCAGCTGAAACAAAAGATGTAGTGAAAAACATTATTAATACGGTTTAG